Part of the Pseudarthrobacter sp. L1SW genome, GCACTCGCGCTCGATCCCAGCACTGGGCTTCGACATGTGGACCAAGCACAGTGGGCACATTTGGAAGAGCTCCTGAGGGATACGGCGCCCAACGATCTTGCAGCCGCTGTCCGCACCTTCGTCTCCGCCGGTTCCTCGGCCGTCGTCGGAATCTTCGATGGCGATCTCCTCTGGGCCAGCCTGGTTGTTTCTGTGGACAACTCCGGCGCACCCCAGTCCGTGTCCACCATTGACGGCCCGATGGCCCAATCGGGCGGGGAAATGGCCAAAGCCGCAGGCGAAGCCGTGCGGTGGGTCCAGGCCCATCAGGGGCCCTGTTCGCTGGGCCTCTTCGTCGACAAGGTGCACGCAGAGGCGCTCCTCAGGGCTTCAGACAAAGCCGCCGCCCTACGCACAGCCTCGGCAGCTGGCGGACTCGTCCTCTCGCCGGTTCCCCCAGCCCTGGCAATAGCGCTCGCCTGATCCACCACAGGCATCCACCCCATCCATCCACCCAAAAGCACTGGAGAACAATGATGATCCGCAGGCTTCCCATCGTGGCCCTGGCCGCAGCCCTGTCACTTTCTGTCGCTTCCTGCAGCAGTTCAACAACGGCCACATCAAACGCCCCCGACGCCGGCGTTTCCGAGAAGGCCCAGCAGGCCCTTGACAAGATCAAGGGGCAGGTCCTGAGCAAGGGCCCCAACGGCGAGACGCCCTCCCCGGCGTCCGTCGCGGACCTGACTCCCGAAGAGATCGCGAAGGTCAAGGGACTCAACGCCAAAGCCGCAATCGTGATGCACTACGGCGGCAACGACTGGGCCAACGCCCAGGTGAACGGGCTCAAGAGCGAATTCGAACAGCTCGGGATCAAGGTCATCGCCACCACCGACGCGAACTTCAAGCCGGACAAGCAGGTCTCGGACATCGAGACCGTCATGACGCAGGATCCGGACATCATCGTTTCCATCCCCACGGACCCCGTGGCCACCGCCTCCGCATACAAGAAGGCCGCCGAAGCGGGAACGAAGCTCGTCTTCATGGACAACATCCCCCAGGGACTGACCGCCGGCAAGGACTACGTCTCCGTTGTTTCCGCTGACAACTATGGCAACGGCGTCGTCTCTGCGCACCAGATGGCCAAGGCGCTTGGTGGCAAGGGCAAGATCGGTCTTGTCTTCCACCAGGCCGACTTCTTCGTCACCAAGCAGCGCTACGACGGCTTCAAGGAAACCATCACCAAGGAATACCCGGACATCAAGATCGTCGAGGAAAAGGGGATCGCCGGTCCGGACTTCGCTGGAGACGCCCAGGCAGCCGCCAACGCCATGCTGAGCAAGTACCCCGACCTGGGCGGCATCTGGGCCGTTTGGGACGTTCCCGCAGAGGGTGTCATGGCTGCCGCCCGTGCCGCCGGCCGCCCGGACCTGAAGATCGCCACGGAGGACCTCGGCAAGAATGTCGCCATCGCACTGGCCAAGGACGAACTCGTCGTCGGCCTCGGAGCGCAGGTTCCGTTCGACCAGGGTGTGACAGAGGCGCGGCTGGCTGCCGGCGCGCTCATCGGCAAGGAAGCACCCGCCTACGTGGCGCTGAGCGCCCTCCCGGTGGACCACTCCAACGTCCTGGAAGCCTGGAAGCAGGTCTACCACGAGGACGCCCCGAAGGACATCCAGGACTCCTACAAGCAGTAGCCAAGACCCGACGGCGCGGGGGCCCCGCCCCCGCGCCACTCCGAAAGGGCAACCATGAACACCGCAGACAATGTCGTCGAAATGCGCTCGATCTCCAAGGGCTTCAACGGCGTTTCCGTGCTGAAGGACGTCAGCTTCGACGTCCGGAAGGGCGAGGTCCACGCACTCGCCGGCGGCAATGGCGCCGGGAAGTCCACGCTCATGAAGATCCTCCAGGGCGTCTACCAGGCAGACGCTGGAGAGATCCTCATAGGCGGGAAGCCGGCCGCCATCAACTCGATCCAGGACGCCAAGGCCGCCGGGATCGGGATGGTCTTCCAGGAATTCAGCCTGGTACCGAGCCTGACCGTTGCACAGAACATCTTCCTCGCTGCCGAACCGCTCGGCAGGGGCGGGCTTATCGACGACCGCACCGCGGTGAAACGGGCCAGGGAGGTCTTCTCCGAGATGGAGGTCGACGTCGACCCCCGCGCGGAGGTCTCCCGGCTCGGCACTGCCTACTGGCAGCTGACCGAGATCGCCAAGGCCCTGGCCCAGAACGCCCAGGTCCTGATCATGGACGAACCCACTGCCAGCCTGGCCCGGCACGAGTCCGAAGCGCTCTTCGAACTGATCGACCGCCTCAAGCAGCGCGGCATCTCGATCATCTACATCTCGCACCGCATGGACGAGGTGTACCGGCTGGCGGACCGGATCACCATCCTCCGCGATGGCCGCCACCTCCTCACCGCGCCTCTGACGGACGTCACTCCCGAGCAGATCGTTGAAGGCATTGTTGGCAAGAAGATCGAAGGCCAGCTTTCCTACCGGGAGCGGGACCACGTGGCCCACGATGGCGCGCCGCTGCTGGAAGTCCGCGGGCTTAACGCCGGGAACCGGGTGCGGGACGTTTCCTTCACGCTCCGCCCCGGCGAAATCCTCGGCCTGGCAGGGCTGATGGGAAGCGGACGCACCGAGCTGGCCCGTGCCCTCTTCGGCATAGACAAAGTGGACAGCGGTGACGTCCTCCTGCGGGGCAAGAAGGTCAACCTTGCCTCTCCACAGCAGGCCATCAACGCCGGCGTCGCCCTCATCCCGGAGGACCGCAGGGCCCAAGGCCTCGTCCTGGAGCACTCCGTCCAAGACAACCTGCTCCTGCCGCTGCTCGGACAGATCCAGCGGGGACCACTCCTTGACGGCGGCAAAGGCAAGGAATTGTCCTCGTCACTGATCAAGAGGTTCGCAGTCAAGGTGGCTCACCCCAACCGTCCGGTGCGGCTCCTCTCGGGCGGCAACCAGCAGAAGGTGGTTATCGCCAAGTGGCTGGGCACCGATCCGGACATCCTGATCCTGGATGAGCCCACGGCCGGCGTCGACATCGGCACCAAAAGCGAAATCCTGGACATGATCCGCGAGCTGGCAAGTGCCGGCAAGGCCGTCATCGTCATCTCCTCCGAGTACCCCGAACTACTCGCGGTCAGCGACCGCGTCCTCGTCCTCAAGGACGGCTCCATCATCCGCGACATTCCCCGCAGCGATATCGCTGACGAGGAATATCTCCAACTTGCAGTCCAGGGAGTCTGAACAGTGAGCAAGGCAAACACCATCGCGCCCCGGGACACCGCGGCCCGCAATTTCGGCACCGTCCTGAAAGAACTCGACTGGCGGCGCTACGTCATCTACATCGGCTTCGTCGTCGTCTTCATCTTCTTCGCCATCCTCCTGCGCGACCAGGGCTTCCTGTCGCCCAACAACCTGCTGAACATCTTCCGGCAGACGGCCACCATCACCGTCATCGCCGTCGGCATGACCTACGTGATCGCATGCGCGGAGATCGACCTGAGCGTCGGATCCGTGGCCGGTCTCTCCAGCGTCTGCACCGCGATGGCGCTGTCCCAGTTTGGCCTGGTCCCCGGGATCCTGGCGGGCCTCGCCGTCGGACTGGTGGTCGGATCCATCAATGGCGCGCTCGTCAGCCTCCTCGGCATCCCGTCCTTCCTGGTGACGCTCGGCATGCTGGGGATAGCGGTCGGCGTCGCCCAATGGATCACCGCCTCGGCACCCCAGCCGATCCTGAACGATACCTTCAACATGCTGTTCGGATCCGGCAACTTCGGCCCCGTTCCGGGGCTGGTGGTCTGGAGCGCCATCTTTGTTGCCATCGGCGCCGTAGTCCTGAACCGCACCCGGTTCGGCCGCCAGGTCCTGGCCACGGGAGGCAACCGCAACGCAGCGGACTTCACCGGCATCAACACCAAGCGCATCAAATTCCAGGTCCTCCTGATCTCGGCCATGGCGGCAAGCGTCGCCGGCATGCTCTACGCCGGCCGCCTCCAGTCCGGCCGGTTCCAGTGGGGATCGGGAGACGAACTCTCCGCAATCGCCGCCGTCATCCTGGGCGGAACCAGCCTCTTCGGCGGGTTCGGCTCCATCATCGGCACCCTCTTCGGCGCCCTGCTGATCGGCCTGATCAACAACGGGCTGATCCTCGCCGGACTCGACAGCAGCCAGCAGCAGGTTGTCCGCGGCGCCATCATCATCCTGGCCGTCGCCATGGCCCGGAAGAAATAGCACACATGATCTTCAACCCTTCTTCGGCTCCTGAAAGGCAGAAGCAATGAAACTCGGTTACTGTTCCATCACCTGGGGCGGCGTGGTGGGCCACGCCCAAGGCGTGACGAGCGTCAAGGACCTCTTTTACCTCACCCACGGTTCCATGAAGGACGCCGTCCAGGACATCGCCTCCGTCGGCTACGAGGGTGTTGAGATGTTCGACGGCAACCTCGCGGAATACGCGGAGAAGCCAGAGGAGCTCAAAGAAATCCTGAGCAGCTCCGGAGTCTCCCTGACAAGCGTGTACACGGGGGCGAACTTCATCTACGCCGACATCCTTCCCGACGAGCTGCACCGGATCCACCGGGCTGCCGAGCTGGCCGCGAACTTCGGAGCTGAACGGCTCGTGGTTGGCGGGGGAGCACGGCGCGCGGCCGGAACCACTGAAGAGGACTACCGCCGCCTCGGCAGCGCCCTGGACAGCGTCACGGACATCGCCGAAAGCTTCGGGCTCTCGGCAAGCTACCATCCACACCTGACCACCATCGTGGAGAGCCCGGAAGAGCTGGACAAGCTCATGCCGCTCACGCGGATCGGGTTCTGCCCCGATACCGCCCATCTTGCGGCTGGCGGAGCAGATCCGGCCGCGGTCATCCGGAAGTACCCCGACAGGATCCGGCACGTCCACCTCAAGGACCTCCGGAAAGACCCATTTTCCTTCCTGCCCCTGGGCCAGGGGGAACTCGACTTCCCGGACATCCTCGCGGCCATCCGGGAGAGCGGCTACGACAGCTGGCTCATGGTCGAACTGGACGGCTACGACGGGGATCCCCGGGAAGCGGCCGAGATCAGCAAGAAGTACCTCGAGCAACTCCTCTGACCATCCAACCCACCAGGGACAGCCAATGCAGGCATGTCCCGCCTTTTCCGAAAGGAACCTGATCCACATGCAGAACCTCAACGTCGGCCTCATCGGAGGCGGCTTCATGGGCAAAGCCCACTCCCTGGCTTATGCCGCCATGCCCATGTTCTTCTGGCCCGCCCCGGCCCTGCCGGTCCGCAAGGTCATCGCTGAAGCCAACCCGGAACTGGCTGCCGAAGCCGCCCGCCGCTTTGGCTTCGAGAACTCCACCTCTGACTGGCGCAGCATTATTGACGACCCGGACATCCACGTCGTAGACATTGCCACGCCCAACCACCTCCACGCCGAAATCGCGATCGCCGCGGCCGAAGCGGGCAAGCACATCATCTGCGAGAAACCGCTGGCGCGTACGGGCGAGGAATCAAAGGCCATGTACGACGCAGTCAAGGACAAGAACATCGTCCACATGGTTGCCTTCAACTACCGCCGGACTCCCGCCGTCGCGCTGGCCAAGAAGTACATTGAGGAAGGCGCCATCGGCCGCATCCTCAGCTTCCGAGGCACCTACCTGCAGGACTGGAGTGCAGACCCCAACTCCCCGCTGTCCTGGCGTTTCCAGAAGTCGATCGCGGGGTCCGGGGCCTTGGGCGACATCGCCACACACGTCATCGACATGGCCCGCTACCTCGTGGGCGAGTTCAGTGCCGTCAATGCCGTCCTCTCCACCTGGATTCCGGAGCGGCCGCTGCAGACCGGCGGAGCCGACGCGCTCGGCACCGTACGGGGCGGGGAGGGCCCCAAGGGTCAGGTCGACGTCGATGACGAGGTCATGACCATGATCCGCTTCGCCAACGGCGCCGTAGGATCCGTGGAAGCGACCCGCAACGCCCACGGCAGGAACAACTACATCACCTTCGAAATCCACGGAACCGAAGGCAGCATCGTCTTCAACTACGAACGACGCGATGAACTGCAGGTGGCTTTCGCCTCCGACCAGGCCGACCGCCGCGGGTTCCGCACCGTCTACACCGGGCCCGCGCACCCCTACGGGGAAGGTCTCTGGCCCATCCCGGCGCTCGGCATCGGCTACGGCGAAACGAAGATCATCGAAGCGCATGACTTCTTCAAGGCCATCGCGGAAGGCGGCAGCGTAAGCCCCAGCTTCGCGGACGGCTACCAGGTCGCCCTGATCGACGACGCGATTGTCGAATCGGCGGCCAAAGAATCTTGGGTTGACGTTCCGCAGATCAGCGCGTGATCTGAGGGGAGGGACGGTGAAGAGCCTTCCCTCCCTTTGCCTGTGGAGGCAGAAGCGCCGGGGGCCGTTCCGGACGTAATGGAGCAGGATCAGCGCACGGGGGCAATCAGGCAGGCGCCGCCGTCGCCCTTCATCTCAAGCCGGTGGTCGCTCCCTCACCTGGTGCAGGGGTGACTGGCCTCTCTTTGAAGGTACGACGGCGGCGCTCGCCTCGGCAGGGTCCGCCGCCTGGCGCCTACCGCACCACGACATGCGGCTAGCCGCCAATTCGCTATTGCGGAGGCTATTCCGCGAGGGGAAAATGGCCTCACTGGCGGGGCTCTATATCCTCGCCGCCGTGGAAATAGGGCTTCGTCGAAGCCCTATTTCCAGGAGGTATCCATGAACGTTAAACGTGCGGCCGCTTCTTCCGCGGCTGCCATATTAGTTGTGCTTTTCGCAGGTGCCGTCCCGGCCTCGGCCGAGATCGCCAATGCACACGCTGCCTGCACCGGACTTGGCATCTCGGACCACGCCGTCGCAGACGGTCCCGGCGCCGTTGCCGCCATCGTCACTGAGATCAAGGCTGCTGCTGACGCCTTTGGTTTCGATAATTCGGGCCAGGTTGTGAGCCGGTTCGCTCACGTCCACGCCGGCACGCACGTCCCAGGTTGCGAGGACGCCATAGGGGAAATTTTGGTGGCAGGGCCATAACCGCTGATTCAGGGATCCTTTTATTCCGGAGGCCTCGCAGGGCAGGGGTGCGTCGGCCGCAGTCGTCCTGCCAGGGGGCCCAGTAATGTCCTTCATGGTGCCGCAGAACAACAAGGCGGTGGTTGCGGGATTACGAGTCGGGCGCGAGCAGCCCAGCCACGACCAGCAAGCTCAGCAGGAGGACGATGATTCCAATTGCGGCTACAACCCAGATCCAACCGGACCTTCCCCTCGGCGCCCGCCAGATCGCAATAACCGCTGCCAAGAGCAGGCCGATGGCCACCGGAATAAATGCCAGCTGACGGGGCTGGGTGTTAAGGGGAAGAAGCCGGTCAGCTCCGTACAAGGCCAAAACGAGGGCAGGAATTCCGAGCCCGAGTGAGACCACCGCGGCAAGGGTATTGAACGCTGATTGGCCGTCAGCCTCCCTCGAGTTTGAGACGCTGGCCGCGGCAGCCATGAGATTCCTGGCCGAACCCGACTCGGCATCCAACTGCTTGCGCATTTCCACGCATTGCCGGACGCCGGCGTCGTGAAGCCGCATCCAGCTGCGGGTGGCAGGCGTGGCAGGCTCGGCCTCGTTGATGATGGAAGGATCCTGCAGGCGCCGATAAGAGTGGTACGCGGTGGAATCCGAGAGGTGCAACCAAAGACCTTCGCGTACCGCTTCCCGGGCTTCATCCGCGGCCCGTCCACAGATAATGCTCAATTCGAGCAGGGACGCGACAATCGGCGTACTGCTCGAGGTGGGGAGGCCCTTGCTGCTGAATTGAGCTAAGCGGTGTTCCAGGTCGTAGCGGATCTCCCTCATGCCAGCCACCGAGTTGCGGGACAGCTCGGCAAGCGCCTTGGCGTGCTTTGCGGCGTGCATCTCTGGGTCAAAAGGGCTTGTCGCTTCAGGCCAGCGCGGCAGGCGTTGTTCAAACGAACGCATTGCATTCTTGGCTGCTTCGCTCTCACGGGACGTTTCCATGTCCAACCGCCGGAATTCGCCTTCTGCCGAGCCTTCCTCCCAGCAGTTGGTAACGAAGGACTGGACTGCGACGTCTTCCCCGCTGCGGACGGCCACAAGGCTGTGGCCGACTATAACCACGCGCCGTCCTTTTTGTCCCGCCACGTGAAGAAGGGGCACCACGCGCAGGATGCAGGGCCCGCCACTTCCGCCGCGCATACCTGCCCTGGCGAATGCCACCATATCTGCATGGAGAAGGACATGGGGCCCGAGCTGCGTCGTAATGGTTGCGGAAGGGGTGGGCGCTACATCAGGGGCGAAGGAAGCCGGCATGGCCCCATCCTAAGGACACCAGCCACGAAACCGGCGCACCGACGTCGCGACCCAAACTCCATCAGGTCTCCATCAAGCCCAAAAACTCGGCGGCGGGTGGGGTCAGGACTGGAACTGCTGCATCACCGAGAGGTGTCCGGCGCGGGCCGAGACCAGGCATTTGGCCAGGTAGAAGGGCCGGTTGCCGTTCCGCACGTACTGCGTCAGGACCAGCACCGGGTCCGAGGGGCGGAGGTCCAGCAGCTTCGCGCGGCTGGGCCCCACCTGGCTGAGGCTGATCTGGCACTCGCCCGGCCCCGCTATCCTGCCCAGCTGTTTGTTGAGCGCGGCAAGCAAGGTGGTGCCGCCGTCGTCCTCTATCTCCAGGGGCTCGGCGGCGCCCTTGCCGAAGCTGACCGGCTGGGCTGTGACGTTCTCCTGGAGGTGGGCGATCGCCTCGCCGTCGCGGATCAGGACCGATTCCCAGAGCCAGCAGTCGGTGCCGGGCTCGACGCCGATGCCGGGGGCGACGAATTCTGAGGCCGCCTGGCGGACCACCTGGGTGCGTTTGACCTCCACCTGCTGGCCGGGGCTGCCGAGGACGTCCTCGAACGGCTGGATGCGCTCGATGCCAATGCGGGGGAGCGTGTCCGAGACGAAGCGCCCGACGCCGCGCCTCGCCCTGATGAGCCCGTCCTCCTCAAGCAGCATGAGGGCTTCGCGGACCACCGTGCGGCTGACCTTCATGTCCGCGCCGAGTTCCGTTTCGGTGGGGATCATGGAGCCGGGCGTGAGGAGGCCGTTGCGGATGGCTTCGGCGATCCGCGAGTACACCGCGACCCGCAGGGGAGCGCCGGGATGGGCGGCCACCGGCTGGGACAGGAACCGGGCGGCGTCCTGGAGCACGTTATGCCTCGCTTGTTTGTAGTTGGTCCGGAAACTCCAGCCTAATCCACGTGTGATGCGTTTGTTGGACAAGCACGTGTTGCTGACGGTGCGGGAGGGCTTCCGTACACTGGGGCCATGGTCTCCCGTATCAGCGAACTGGTCCTCAACTGTGCCGATCCTGAACTCCTGGCGGGGTTCTGGAGCGGGGTCCTCGGCTATGTCGAGCTGGACCGGGAGGACGGCGCCATCGAAATCGGCCCGCCGGACGCCGGGTTCGGCGGCCTGCAGCCGACCATCATCCTGAGCCCGAGCAGCAACCCGCGGAACGGACGCCTCCCGCTGCACATCGACGTCAACCCCGTGGACCGGGACCAGGACGCCGAGCTGGAGCGCCTGCTGGCCCTGGGGGCCCGCCCGGCCGACGTTGGGCAGACCGGCGACGAGCAATGGCACGTCCTGGCCGATCCCGAGGGCAACGAGTTCTGCCTCCTGCGCAGGCGGCTTGGCCCCTGACCTGGGGGCCGTGCTGCACGGGCGGCATGCATCTTGAAGGGAGGAGGAAGCATGAAAGCCTTGG contains:
- a CDS encoding ABC transporter permease, giving the protein MSKANTIAPRDTAARNFGTVLKELDWRRYVIYIGFVVVFIFFAILLRDQGFLSPNNLLNIFRQTATITVIAVGMTYVIACAEIDLSVGSVAGLSSVCTAMALSQFGLVPGILAGLAVGLVVGSINGALVSLLGIPSFLVTLGMLGIAVGVAQWITASAPQPILNDTFNMLFGSGNFGPVPGLVVWSAIFVAIGAVVLNRTRFGRQVLATGGNRNAADFTGINTKRIKFQVLLISAMAASVAGMLYAGRLQSGRFQWGSGDELSAIAAVILGGTSLFGGFGSIIGTLFGALLIGLINNGLILAGLDSSQQQVVRGAIIILAVAMARKK
- a CDS encoding VOC family protein, which gives rise to MVSRISELVLNCADPELLAGFWSGVLGYVELDREDGAIEIGPPDAGFGGLQPTIILSPSSNPRNGRLPLHIDVNPVDRDQDAELERLLALGARPADVGQTGDEQWHVLADPEGNEFCLLRRRLGP
- a CDS encoding substrate-binding domain-containing protein — protein: MMIRRLPIVALAAALSLSVASCSSSTTATSNAPDAGVSEKAQQALDKIKGQVLSKGPNGETPSPASVADLTPEEIAKVKGLNAKAAIVMHYGGNDWANAQVNGLKSEFEQLGIKVIATTDANFKPDKQVSDIETVMTQDPDIIVSIPTDPVATASAYKKAAEAGTKLVFMDNIPQGLTAGKDYVSVVSADNYGNGVVSAHQMAKALGGKGKIGLVFHQADFFVTKQRYDGFKETITKEYPDIKIVEEKGIAGPDFAGDAQAAANAMLSKYPDLGGIWAVWDVPAEGVMAAARAAGRPDLKIATEDLGKNVAIALAKDELVVGLGAQVPFDQGVTEARLAAGALIGKEAPAYVALSALPVDHSNVLEAWKQVYHEDAPKDIQDSYKQ
- a CDS encoding sugar ABC transporter ATP-binding protein, whose product is MNTADNVVEMRSISKGFNGVSVLKDVSFDVRKGEVHALAGGNGAGKSTLMKILQGVYQADAGEILIGGKPAAINSIQDAKAAGIGMVFQEFSLVPSLTVAQNIFLAAEPLGRGGLIDDRTAVKRAREVFSEMEVDVDPRAEVSRLGTAYWQLTEIAKALAQNAQVLIMDEPTASLARHESEALFELIDRLKQRGISIIYISHRMDEVYRLADRITILRDGRHLLTAPLTDVTPEQIVEGIVGKKIEGQLSYRERDHVAHDGAPLLEVRGLNAGNRVRDVSFTLRPGEILGLAGLMGSGRTELARALFGIDKVDSGDVLLRGKKVNLASPQQAINAGVALIPEDRRAQGLVLEHSVQDNLLLPLLGQIQRGPLLDGGKGKELSSSLIKRFAVKVAHPNRPVRLLSGGNQQKVVIAKWLGTDPDILILDEPTAGVDIGTKSEILDMIRELASAGKAVIVISSEYPELLAVSDRVLVLKDGSIIRDIPRSDIADEEYLQLAVQGV
- a CDS encoding Gfo/Idh/MocA family protein is translated as MQNLNVGLIGGGFMGKAHSLAYAAMPMFFWPAPALPVRKVIAEANPELAAEAARRFGFENSTSDWRSIIDDPDIHVVDIATPNHLHAEIAIAAAEAGKHIICEKPLARTGEESKAMYDAVKDKNIVHMVAFNYRRTPAVALAKKYIEEGAIGRILSFRGTYLQDWSADPNSPLSWRFQKSIAGSGALGDIATHVIDMARYLVGEFSAVNAVLSTWIPERPLQTGGADALGTVRGGEGPKGQVDVDDEVMTMIRFANGAVGSVEATRNAHGRNNYITFEIHGTEGSIVFNYERRDELQVAFASDQADRRGFRTVYTGPAHPYGEGLWPIPALGIGYGETKIIEAHDFFKAIAEGGSVSPSFADGYQVALIDDAIVESAAKESWVDVPQISA
- a CDS encoding sugar phosphate isomerase/epimerase, whose translation is MKLGYCSITWGGVVGHAQGVTSVKDLFYLTHGSMKDAVQDIASVGYEGVEMFDGNLAEYAEKPEELKEILSSSGVSLTSVYTGANFIYADILPDELHRIHRAAELAANFGAERLVVGGGARRAAGTTEEDYRRLGSALDSVTDIAESFGLSASYHPHLTTIVESPEELDKLMPLTRIGFCPDTAHLAAGGADPAAVIRKYPDRIRHVHLKDLRKDPFSFLPLGQGELDFPDILAAIRESGYDSWLMVELDGYDGDPREAAEISKKYLEQLL
- a CDS encoding GntR family transcriptional regulator, encoding MLQDAARFLSQPVAAHPGAPLRVAVYSRIAEAIRNGLLTPGSMIPTETELGADMKVSRTVVREALMLLEEDGLIRARRGVGRFVSDTLPRIGIERIQPFEDVLGSPGQQVEVKRTQVVRQAASEFVAPGIGVEPGTDCWLWESVLIRDGEAIAHLQENVTAQPVSFGKGAAEPLEIEDDGGTTLLAALNKQLGRIAGPGECQISLSQVGPSRAKLLDLRPSDPVLVLTQYVRNGNRPFYLAKCLVSARAGHLSVMQQFQS